The stretch of DNA TGCTTTCAAGTCGATCTGAGacgaaattacaaaaatatttttaaattttttttttcttattttaaatatattgaTATTTATTAATCCTCCAATCATTATCCATCACATTTAACTTTCGGGCAGCAATATGGATAGCTCAGTGATGGTTTAATAGGCAAAATGTAGCAATTTGGCTTATCCATCACTAAATCGTCACAGAAATCCGCATCAATTAGCATTCCATCGTAGCAGAAGTAATCAACACAAGCTCTCGGGTCTGTCCATGCATCACCGTGCTTTAGGACTTTATCCACAATTCGGCAGCTTTCCCATTCACGCAAAGCTTTACTGGCATTCAAGTCTGTTGTTTCACGATTAAATCGTTCTGGTAAATTGATAAACTCCCCACTATCCTTAAAAACAATATCCTGTCCAGCTACCACGACGAAGAATATAATGCAACAGGCCAACTTAAGCATTTTCTCACTTTCAACTATGAATttttactaataaaaaaaaaagcttttggtTAATTTCTGAGAGAGCTGCTATTCTCTACTTGAGAATACAGTGACGACTAAAGTGATACGACTTCTTTCTTGGTCGACAAAACACTGGCAAGTTTGCAAGACGTATCTGAGAGTAACTTTGCGACATACTCCCATTGATAGGAACTTGTTGAATAAAGTGGGTTTtctgggttttttttctcagagaTACgctaacaaatatttttgcagaTCTTCTCAAGTTCTTAATATTcagatgaaattttaattatttattttaataagtgTTGTTTATGTATATtagtacctacataatatagcctaattaaattatttttttaaaactgcctgaattaaaaaaaaatcgtatatattttaaaatgattggtTGCTATATTGCTCCAAGAGACAGAGCTTGTGAgtttagtttataaaatttgGTACTGGAggggaaattttccaatgtaTTTGTAGCAATATGAGGTAAATATGTATAAATGCATGAGTGTGACgacatttaaaataaaggaatCATCATGGAAATACCTTGGTTTAACAAAACCAGTATTCGCATCTTTGCTATACACATTATTTGGTAAATTCACCTCTAAGATCATCAAGCTAAAGACTTTGGGATttcacataataaaaaaaatcattttaactttttttcttattaattgtatattaattaaataaatccttctttcatttttgttttatttcaatttattttcagtggttccaataaattcaaaacataCCTTCACCCAGCATGTCCTGATTCTGGATTGAAATTCGTACatataaatcaaaatgaatgGATTGGCGTAGGTTGGGCTTGGACTAAGGAAGAATCtagatttaataatttagttCTAGAAATTGAATTGGCTTCCCCGGCATTGGAGAATACCACTGATTTGGGATCcttaaaagttttgaatttctaTCCTGTGAGAAATCCGAAAAATGAATCAACTTGGAATATAGTTTATGAAGTAAGATTCGCCACTCAGGATCCACTTCCAGATGTAACAAAAATTGTGTGGAATGATCAGACTATTTGTTATGATCCTAGTAAGTATATTTTTTGGGTAATTACACTGAGGATcttaattatataattttttttcctttttatagaAAAAGTCTTCACAGCAGAAAAACCAATAATGATTAAAATGCGTGCAAAATATAACAATATGTTGGAAGAACAGTCATTCAGTAGTGAGTTGGTTACAAAGTCAAACTATACTACAACCTATCCAACGATTCATTATAATGTCAACAATGGCAaagagtaaattaaatttttaattatttattgagtcaatttacacattaaaattaatcaaaatcttCCTTTTCAGTGAACATAAGTATTGGATTCCAGATAGATTTAATCATCCAGCTTGTACTGATGATggagtgaaatttatttatgtaaacaAGGAAGTAGGTTGGGTAGCTATTGGTTGGGCTTGGACTTCAGAAACCTACAGATTCCACGATCTAACCCTTGAAGTGGACTTTGCAAGTGCATTAATACCAAACACCACATATTTGGGATCACTTAAAGTACTGACCTTCTATCGAGTTAAAAATGTAGAAGATGCAAGAAGAGAATGGAATGTTGCTTATGAAATAAGATTCCCCATTCAAGATCCTATTCCGGATATTACGAAAATTGTTTGGAATGATGAAACTCTTTGCTATGATCCATGTaagttgattttattattttttaattaacgttattttatttaaacaatagaattttaatttattaattttttcccataTTTAGACAGCGTATATACACCACAGAAGCCATATCTAGTTAAAATGCGTCTGAGGTACAATGATTATCTGGAGGAGCAAACTTTTTCAACTGAATTAGTGACAAAACCATTCTTTCTTACGAATTCAACAACTCCTAAGTCAAAATTAGAAGATGAGAAGATAGACaagtaggttttttttttaaatctttatgatttattataattttttctaactgaatcattattatttttttgtatttcagaCACGATATCGATTCATTATTAGATGAAGAACACACGGTAGATGCCACAATCAATGAAGTAACGCCCGCTTTGTCTGATTTAGAatcaacaacaataaaaattaatcaaaataaaacagaataaGCATGTGTATTGAGAGATGTAATGggtgtgaaataaaatacttttttcaaATGCTTTATATAAAAGGAAACTCTTAACTTCACAGGCGattataatattatttctgaacttgaagaaaaaagatgtATGAAAAAACATGtaattgtgagaatttttcattaaataattgaaatatttttacttcttttttacAACATGACAGTTTATTGTACCCCTATATTAAACCCTTAtatgaaataagaaaaaaatggaaaaaatattataactaaataaaaacaatataccaactaatttatttagttgtCTTATGAATTTTTGTATGGGATGGTGTATGATTTTTAGCAGGTATGTAGATTAGATACATTATATACAATGTTTTCTAACGTACTGACCTTAAAATATACCTTCATAGATattctgaaaaatattaaaaatccgTTAAGATGActacataattttcataaataataaggatattttcttaagtatttttcctccttcattttactttttctgtCATATACCTAGTCTATCTAGAAGATTAATAAAACAGGTTATACAacgcatatttttttctttcacgtgATGTACAAGAAATAagcaaacaaaaataaaacaactgTGGAAGACTTGAGAAAAACAGCatcattagttttttttaataaaaagtccgactaaagaaataattctgaaCTCTCATGAAACAAGTTATTGATGGATATTTGGATGGGAAGGGTTTTTCCAGATGAGTACCTttataaaatactaaaaaaaaacaatatacataggtatgtataaataggttttatatatattatttaattctttattttattttattattatgtaaCTAATCACATACAACTTTTGGACAGCAATAAGGAAAATCGTAATTAGGTTTTATAGGTGTTATGTAGCAACTAGGTGTATTCATTACTAAATCAGCACAGAAATCCACATCGAGGAACATCCCGTCATAGCAGAAATATACAACACATCCTTTAGGGTCGGTCCATTCATCGCCATGCTTGAAAACTCTGTCCACAAGGCGGCAATTCTCTGGTTCTCGTGATTGAGAATCATTCACAAAACTTCCACGAAGTGGTATCTCGAAAGCAATATCCATGTTTTCTGCACTATCCCTAAAAGTTATATCTTGCGCGACTACCATCACCAAGGCAAACAGGAAGGTCCCCAGAATTAATTTGATCATGTTTTTAGTTTATAATGGAGGTACTAAGATGAGTTTAGAGAAGAGTTCTTTCAGCCTAACAACTGGGTTTCCTCAGCAGAGTCTCTATGTGTACTGGcaagatattttgaaaaattttgtggTAAAGCAAGTTTATAAAACGATCCAATGAATTTACTTTCGGCGCATACTCGCTTTAGACGATTGACGATTGTTTTATCATCGCTTTGGCTCTTCgttatattattaattttataattttaaaaacatttcatttgttcacaaaattaaaaatccttttacaaattcaatattattattattattaataattttattacgggttccatccgtttagatgatttccccgaattcaatattatgatttttaatttttttaaagagaattttacgATCCTTAGAAGCTTTCTCTTGAGTCGGATTTAATGGGTTCAATCAAAATAGGTTAAATTAAATCGTGGTGTGATAATGGTCTATAttagatgaaaaatttgaaagattgTATTGGTTAAAGGGCAAGactgatttttaatattttcttatcgttaaaaacattcaaatagttcctttatcaaataaaacttcaatCCCATTCTGAAATcaaggaaaatgttttctcgTGAAAAGTCATATTTAAAGATAGGACTTTTTAATTGGGAATTGAGAtcgagaaaaattttctatagcGCACATAGTGTGCTCACACCAAGTTTGAGACTGATTTGATTACCTAAATTTTAATACACAAAGACAGTGTGTGTCTGATGAAACACAGCTGAATCTAAcatcagtaaaaaaaaaccaacacaaaaattattctccaatttggtgaaaaaggaaaatcttttgcaaagaaaataaaataaatgagttGATTataagtatttaattttatttgaatacataatagcataaaattattcacagaCAACCTTTGGACAACAATGTGGAAAATCATAATTCGGCTTTATAGGTGTTATATAGCAATTGGGTTTATTCATTACTAAATCATCACAGAAATCCACATCGAGGAACATCCCTTCGTAGCAGAAATAAACAACACATCCTTTGGGGTCTGTCCACTCATCGCCGTGCTTAAAAACTTTATCCACAAGACGGCAACTTTCTGGTTCTCGGTGTTCTTGTGGTTTAGATTCGTTCACAATACTTCCACGTATTGGAATTTCGAGAGCAATGTCCATGATTTCTGCACTATCCTTAAAAGTTATATCTTGCGCGATGACGATCACCAAGGTTAACAGGAAAGTCCCAAGAATTAATCTGAACATATCGATAGTATATAATGGGGCTACTAgataattttatagaaaaattctttcagccTCAACGGAGTCTGTATATGTACTgacaaaatgaattgaaaagtttcataCTAAAGCAAGTTTATAAGACGATCGAATGAATTTGCTTTCGTCACATACACGagatgaatttctttatcattgttttgtttattttttttataatcactATCTTTTAGCTTCAATAAGGCTTCTTATTTCTTGGGGAAATCCAAATCGTTTTACTTTTTATGAAAGcccaataaattatttttcatataataagtagagtttgaaatttcattttcttattcctaaatattttagagaattttattcatttggtGTTAAGTATTCATGGTATAGGACACTATGAGCTACatacttgaatttatttagaaagcTTTTATTGTAAGAGAACAAAATAAACTTACAGAAAGTTATGctggagaagaaaattttctcataaaatttttctatttatgaTTTCCTGATTTTAAGtactttgtaaaatttagaattatcAAGAGCTTTTCATTCGTAGAGGAAAACAATGGGGTGCAATGCACTTTGAGTACAAAGTACATTCGATTCGTCATTTACTTGCAATAGTGCTTTACACAGCTTTGAGCTTTCGGGCGTGCTGAGACAGGAATAACGCCATTGTGGAGGGGAAATTGTCTACGTAGTTTCGGTTTTTACGTCTGACCACGATCTTTGGGGATGTGTAGTGGAAAAGCATATTACCATACTTTTGATTAACATCCaaaactttttgttttctGACGATACTGAACTTGAAACTGGCTGGGGAACgtggtttaattttttttatacctgTCCACCACTCTGAATTGTACCTTGTGGAGTTACCACGACGAGTCATTTGGAATCTCACCAGTAGTGGTTCGGTTACAGAGTTAGCAGACACCTTATTTTCTTGTCGTTGAGAGTTTCACACGGGTATTCAATGAttctcttgaaaatatttatagtttttagtgtgacaaaaattgcatttgcTCAGAGATTTTCAGTTCAAGCATGTCCTGATGCGGGATTGAAATTCATATACATAAGTTCAGACGTGGGTTGGAGGGGTCTTGGATGGGCATGGACACAAGAATCGCATAAAgttcataaattgattttagaaATAGATTTTGCCACAGCAAGCTTACCGGATACAACAAATTTGGGAATACTTAAAATATTGAACTTCTATCCGGTCCGAAATCccaaaaatgacaaaaaatggaatataatttatgaaattatattCCCAATTCAAGATCCTCTTCCTGATGTTACAAAAATTGTTTGGAATGGTCAAAATATATGTGATAATGCAGgtttgtaaaaaagaaataattttgattcgTGCAAAAATGCGCAGTTTTCAAAAAATGAGACTTTTGTGCAAATTACCATGacattgtaatttattaagaCGCCGCATGAGACAACCTCTGATAtttgtcttaattttttgttaaaccGCGACTCAGAAATCCCACTTTacgaaaatgtttttgttcaaattttgtcatagaaaaattctctcgATGGGCTAATCTAAACCAAACTACATTCTTAAATGTTAGTCATCTACcttaaaatgtctttaaacTAAGCTTAAACTTTATATGTCCTTTCGGAATAATGACATATATAAAGTTATACTTAAACTGggtaattttcttaagaagttgtaaaaaattaaagagaaatttctcacaaTCTTAAGATTAGGATTAATCCTAAAtgtatcttaatatataaagctgaaaatgtttgtttgtctgtctgtggcacatgaactcctccgaaacggctgggccgatcttgatgaaatttggtaggggggtagagggggtcaatacgagttgcaagcgctatatgggattccgccccaacccccctttatagcgcccccacagaaaaattgattttttcccattttctacctgttaaagggtcagataacgggaattttttatttttagaatttttcggggtaccgtattattcatcccccctactaatatacgcccccttttatagcttaaaatggagtttgctcacacatgattgggggctcgggttgactagttaaagaataattttatgaaaaacttGTTACCTATATTTAGATGAGGTGCCCAAGGATTATGGCTTTTACGTGAAGATGGCctaatttgaaagttttcactGTATCAGTAGACTTATGGCGTTTGTTGAAGTACACCTAGTTTACGACTCTTATGCACTAACTACTTATTAGCATTTTTTGAAAACTGTACAATGCACCGTTATGCattacacaaaaattaaatgatatttttttaatacattttttaatgcCAAAATTCAGCTGCTATTACACCGGAGAAGccatatgtaataaaaatgcgTGCAGTATACAATGACTACACTAAAGAGCAATCGTTTACTACGGAATTGGTTAAAAACCCAGTATCCACAACAGCCGCAGCACCAGTACACAACAGTACAAGCGATGATGACAGGTATGTGTTcaaataatctttaaattctaaggaaatttttaaaattattttataatttacaattttcagtAATACTGTTGGTTGCGGTAAAGTAGATTTAACAAATATCTATGTGCCATTGGTGTTGGAGGGAAAAACAATTGAAAGAGGAACATGGCCATGGTTAGTATCCGTGTATTCATATTCAAACCTAAAACTTGGATTTAAATGTGGAGCAACGCTCATTTCGGATAAACTAGTAGTAACAGCTGCCCACTGCTTCTTCGATATCTACAATCGACAAGTTAAAACTGATGATGTCCTCGTCATTTTGGGGCAGTACAATTTGAAACGACCTCAAGATCAAGGAACAAGGATCGTTTATCCTGAAAGCGTTAATATTCATCCACGCTATGCGAAACTCAATAAGATTGATTCGGACATTGCTGTGGTTGTTATGCCAGAAAGAGTAAAATTTACTACATACATTCGTGCTGCATGCCTGTGGAAGGGACCTGCAACGATAGATAGCATTGTTGGTGAATTGGGTTTTGTTGCAGGATGGGGTCGTGATGAGAATGGGAATTTCTTTACGGAATTGCCAAAACAAAGTGAAATACCTGTGGTATCCGATGAAGTTTGTCTACGCTCTCATCAAGCTTTTTCCAAGATTACATCAGAAGTAACCTTCTGTGCTGGATGGCGCAACGGCACCGAAGGACCCTGCAATGGAGACTCTGGAGGTCCACTTGTCTTCGATAGGGATGGTCGTTGGACACTCAGAGGAGTTGTTTCTACATCCCTCCTGACTGATGGCAGCAACACCTGCAATTTGAACGAATATGTTGTGTTTACGGATGTTGCAAAGTTTACAGAATGGATAACATCATTTGATtctgaatataatttttaatcttttttgttaattataaaatttgccAATACTCCGTACAAAGAATCAAAAGTTTCAGTTTAGTAGCTTACTGTGTACAGGAAATAAAGATActtgaggaaataaaaattccgaGGATGATCagtgaaaaagattttttctaaactaatttattttgcatgcATCATGTTAAACACTTTAGAAGTTATAATGTTCCTGTGCgatatattgaaattttagtatgttcaTTACTActttatttctaaaattgtatcaaattaaaattaactgaaaaatgaatttacaaaagaaagaatataTTTGGCGTCTTTAATTAATCTTAGTTTTGGAAGTGATTTAGCTTTATAAGTATAATCATacaatacctacatatagaTTGTATCAATGTACCTGTTTAGGCgactgaaaatattaaaacacgT from Lutzomyia longipalpis isolate SR_M1_2022 chromosome 1, ASM2433408v1 encodes:
- the LOC129797007 gene encoding uncharacterized protein LOC129797007 isoform X1, whose protein sequence is MYLLTSLTILSLVFSGFSQTIKHPACPDSGFKYVYLNEKHEWVGLGWAWTSYENTLNNIKLHVEFATAELPDTTNLGTIKVLNFYPVKNPDAKKEWTIVYEVKFPIQDPLPNVTKIVWNDQIICYDPLNAFTEEKPHLVKMKLKYNDYLEEQAFTTELLTKPDPETENYNKEDADSAVGANSGSNKFKTYLHPACPDSGLKFVHINQNEWIGVGWAWTKEESRFNNLVLEIELASPALENTTDLGSLKVLNFYPVRNPKNESTWNIVYEVRFATQDPLPDVTKIVWNDQTICYDPKKVFTAEKPIMIKMRAKYNNMLEEQSFSSELVTKSNYTTTYPTIHYNVNNGKDEHKYWIPDRFNHPACTDDGVKFIYVNKEVGWVAIGWAWTSETYRFHDLTLEVDFASALIPNTTYLGSLKVLTFYRVKNVEDARREWNVAYEIRFPIQDPIPDITKIVWNDETLCYDPYSVYTPQKPYLVKMRLRYNDYLEEQTFSTELVTKPFFLTNSTTPKSKLEDEKIDKHDIDSLLDEEHTVDATINEVTPALSDLESTTIKINQNKTE
- the LOC129797042 gene encoding serine protease gd-like isoform X1; its protein translation is MILLKIFIVFSVTKIAFAQRFSVQACPDAGLKFIYISSDVGWRGLGWAWTQESHKVHKLILEIDFATASLPDTTNLGILKILNFYPVRNPKNDKKWNIIYEIIFPIQDPLPDVTKIVWNGQNICDNAAAITPEKPYVIKMRAVYNDYTKEQSFTTELVKNPVSTTAAAPVHNSTSDDDSNTVGCGKVDLTNIYVPLVLEGKTIERGTWPWLVSVYSYSNLKLGFKCGATLISDKLVVTAAHCFFDIYNRQVKTDDVLVILGQYNLKRPQDQGTRIVYPESVNIHPRYAKLNKIDSDIAVVVMPERVKFTTYIRAACLWKGPATIDSIVGELGFVAGWGRDENGNFFTELPKQSEIPVVSDEVCLRSHQAFSKITSEVTFCAGWRNGTEGPCNGDSGGPLVFDRDGRWTLRGVVSTSLLTDGSNTCNLNEYVVFTDVAKFTEWITSFDSEYNF
- the LOC129797042 gene encoding serine protease gd-like isoform X2, translating into MRAVYNDYTKEQSFTTELVKNPVSTTAAAPVHNSTSDDDSNTVGCGKVDLTNIYVPLVLEGKTIERGTWPWLVSVYSYSNLKLGFKCGATLISDKLVVTAAHCFFDIYNRQVKTDDVLVILGQYNLKRPQDQGTRIVYPESVNIHPRYAKLNKIDSDIAVVVMPERVKFTTYIRAACLWKGPATIDSIVGELGFVAGWGRDENGNFFTELPKQSEIPVVSDEVCLRSHQAFSKITSEVTFCAGWRNGTEGPCNGDSGGPLVFDRDGRWTLRGVVSTSLLTDGSNTCNLNEYVVFTDVAKFTEWITSFDSEYNF